The Mycolicibacterium smegmatis genome has a window encoding:
- a CDS encoding R2-like ligand-binding oxidase, translating to MTRTHFDSIRAGGLNWSSLPLKLFAGGNAKFWDPADIDFSRDRADWEALTEREREYATRLCAEFIAGEEAVTKDIQPFMSAMRAEGRLGDEMYLTQFAFEEAKHTQVFRMWLDAVGVTDDLHSLIEEVPAYVQIFCEELPAALEALTSDPSPAAQVRASVVYNHVVEGMLALTGYYAWHRICVDRGILPGMQELVRRIGDDERRHMAWGTFTCRRHVAADDANWAVFETHMNELIPVALRLTQEGFALYGDDIPFGLEEGEFLQYSSDRGMRRFGTISSARGRPLAEIDVDYTPLQLEDTFADEDERALTAVKAAAAAAN from the coding sequence ATGACGCGGACACACTTCGACTCCATCAGGGCCGGCGGTCTCAACTGGAGCAGCCTGCCCCTGAAACTCTTCGCGGGCGGCAACGCCAAGTTCTGGGACCCGGCCGACATCGACTTCTCACGCGACCGGGCCGACTGGGAGGCGCTGACCGAGCGTGAACGCGAGTACGCGACGCGCCTGTGCGCGGAGTTCATCGCAGGCGAGGAAGCGGTCACCAAGGACATCCAGCCGTTCATGTCGGCGATGCGCGCAGAGGGTCGACTCGGCGACGAGATGTACCTGACGCAGTTCGCGTTCGAGGAGGCCAAGCACACGCAGGTGTTCCGCATGTGGCTGGACGCGGTCGGGGTCACCGACGACCTGCACTCCCTCATCGAGGAGGTGCCCGCCTACGTCCAGATCTTCTGCGAGGAGCTGCCCGCGGCCCTCGAAGCGCTCACCTCCGATCCGTCCCCGGCTGCGCAGGTGCGTGCCTCTGTGGTGTACAACCACGTGGTCGAGGGCATGCTCGCGTTGACGGGTTACTATGCCTGGCACCGCATTTGCGTCGACCGCGGCATTCTTCCCGGCATGCAGGAACTGGTGCGCCGCATCGGCGACGACGAGCGCAGGCACATGGCGTGGGGCACGTTCACGTGCCGCCGCCACGTCGCGGCCGACGACGCCAACTGGGCGGTGTTCGAGACCCACATGAACGAGCTCATCCCGGTTGCGCTGCGCCTCACGCAGGAGGGGTTCGCGCTGTACGGCGACGACATCCCGTTCGGGCTGGAGGAGGGCGAGTTCCTGCAGTACTCCAGCGATCGGGGGATGCGCCGGTTCGGGACGATCAGCAGCGCACGTGGGCGCCCACTGGCCGAGATCGACGTCGACTACACACCGTTGCAGTTGGAGGACACGTTCGCCGACGAGGACGAGCGTGCGCTGACGGCGGTCAAAGCGGCCGCGGCCGCCGCGAACTGA
- a CDS encoding alpha-(1->3)-arabinofuranosyltransferase codes for MVAAATLVLTFAQSPGQISPDTKLDLTANPLRFLARAFNLWNSDLPFGQAQNQAYGYLFPHGTFFLLGDVLGVPGWVTQRLWWALLLTVGFWGVLRVAEALGIGSTPSRLIGAAAFALSPRVLTTLGAISSETLPMMLAPWVLLPVILALRGQHSVRLMAARSAGAVALMGAVNAVATLTGCLAAVIWWACHRPNRLWWRFTAWWLLCGALAVTWWVVALLMLGRISPPFLDFIESSGVTTQWMSLTEMLRGTMSWTPFVAPSATAGASLVTSTTAVLATTVVAAAGLAGLALRTMPARGRLITMLLIGVVLLGLGYSGGLGSPVALQVQAFLDGSGTPLRNLAKLEPVIRLPLALGLVHLLGRIPLPGSAPRAVWVSAFAHPERDKRVAVAIVVLSALAAGTSLAWTARLTPPGSFTAIPQHWHDAAAWLDEHNTDRGRVLVAPGAPFATQVWGNSHDEPLQVLGDNPWGVRDSIPLTPPETIRALDSVQRLFASGRPSPGLADTLARQGISYVVVRNDLDPDTSRSARPILVHRAVEGSPGLTKVAEFGDPVGPGTLEGFVADSGLRPRYPAVEIFRVEPADAGSSQQRSPMHPYLVDSDAMTRVAGAPEALLRLDERRRLNGEPPLGPMLLAADARRAGLPVDGVIVTDTPTAREIDYGRVDDHASAIRTPDDARHTYNRVPDYPSDGADLVYGKWTGGRLSVSSSAADSTALPYVAPATGPAAAIDSDSSTAWVSNALQAAVGQWLQVDFDHPVTNATLTITPSATAVGAQVRRIEIATATGTSSLRFDTAGKPLTIPLPVGETPWVRVTAVATDDGSPGVQFGVTDLAITQYDASGFAHPVTLRHTVEVPGPPAGSVVQQWDLGTELLGRPGCADSPVGVRCAAAMALASEEPVNLSRTLTVPQDTEVQPTVWIRGRQGPNLADLVAQPDTTRAFGDSDPIDVLGSAYAATDGDPRTSWTAPQRVVQFQTPPTLTLKLPRPTEVSGMRIVPGDTEPPAHPTLVAIDLGDGPQMHRLPADGEPRTVTLKPRVTDTVTVSLLAWNDIIDRTSLGFDQLKPPGLAELTVLDGRGAPVGAADAAKNRSRAVALPCGQGPIIAVAGQFIQTSVHTTVGALLDGEPIPARPCRSEPVKLPAGQQELVVSPGAAFIVDGVELPTPAADEIRSAPTTSAETGTWTADRREVRVSAAAQQRVLVVPESVNRGWSAHDPAGAELQSVTVNGWQQGWVVPAGTEGTVTLTFASNMPYRVGLIGGLALLPLLALLALIPVRRPVRAAAPARPWNPGPVLTGAAALVAGTAISGVAGLLVVGAAMGVRILLNRRGAAGEKVWDNVTVVVAAGGLILAGSVLSQYPWRSVDGYVGHTPGVQFLALLSVAFLAASAVRLVNRPEPSEDGRSAKPEHTGASAHAG; via the coding sequence GTGGTCGCCGCGGCGACACTCGTCCTGACATTCGCCCAGTCACCGGGACAGATCTCACCCGACACGAAACTCGACCTCACGGCGAACCCGCTGCGGTTTCTGGCCCGTGCGTTCAATCTGTGGAACAGCGACCTGCCGTTCGGGCAGGCGCAGAACCAGGCCTACGGCTACCTGTTCCCGCACGGCACGTTCTTCCTGCTCGGCGATGTGCTGGGGGTTCCCGGCTGGGTCACGCAGCGCCTGTGGTGGGCGCTGCTGCTGACGGTCGGGTTCTGGGGTGTGCTGCGTGTGGCCGAAGCACTGGGGATCGGCAGCACCCCGTCGCGGCTGATCGGGGCGGCCGCGTTCGCGCTGTCGCCGCGGGTGCTCACGACGCTCGGCGCGATCTCGTCGGAGACCCTGCCGATGATGCTGGCGCCGTGGGTTCTGTTGCCGGTCATCCTGGCCCTGCGCGGGCAGCATTCGGTGCGCCTCATGGCGGCCCGCTCGGCCGGTGCGGTCGCACTCATGGGTGCCGTCAACGCCGTCGCGACCCTCACGGGATGTCTGGCCGCGGTGATCTGGTGGGCATGCCACCGCCCGAACCGGCTGTGGTGGCGGTTCACGGCGTGGTGGCTGCTGTGCGGTGCGCTCGCCGTCACGTGGTGGGTGGTGGCGCTGCTCATGCTGGGCCGCATCAGCCCGCCGTTCCTCGACTTCATCGAGTCGTCGGGCGTGACGACGCAGTGGATGTCACTCACCGAGATGCTGCGCGGCACCATGAGCTGGACGCCGTTCGTCGCGCCGTCGGCGACTGCAGGCGCGTCGCTGGTGACCAGCACGACCGCGGTGCTCGCCACCACGGTCGTGGCCGCGGCCGGACTGGCTGGGCTCGCGCTGCGGACCATGCCTGCCCGCGGCCGGCTGATCACCATGCTGTTGATCGGCGTGGTGCTGCTGGGCCTCGGCTATTCGGGTGGGCTCGGTTCGCCGGTCGCGCTTCAGGTGCAGGCGTTCCTGGACGGCTCGGGCACCCCGCTGCGCAACCTCGCGAAACTGGAACCGGTGATCCGGCTGCCGCTGGCGCTGGGCCTGGTGCACCTGCTAGGGCGGATCCCGCTGCCCGGCAGTGCGCCGCGGGCGGTGTGGGTCAGCGCGTTCGCGCATCCGGAACGCGACAAGCGGGTCGCGGTCGCGATCGTCGTCCTCTCGGCGCTCGCGGCGGGCACGTCGCTGGCGTGGACAGCGCGCCTGACGCCGCCCGGCTCGTTCACCGCGATCCCGCAGCACTGGCATGACGCGGCCGCGTGGCTCGACGAGCACAACACCGACCGGGGCCGGGTCCTGGTGGCCCCTGGCGCCCCGTTCGCGACCCAGGTGTGGGGCAACAGCCACGACGAGCCGCTGCAGGTGCTCGGCGACAACCCGTGGGGCGTCCGCGATTCGATCCCCTTGACACCGCCCGAGACGATCCGCGCACTGGACTCGGTGCAACGCCTGTTCGCCTCCGGCCGGCCGTCCCCAGGACTGGCCGACACCCTTGCGCGACAAGGGATCTCCTACGTCGTGGTACGCAACGACCTGGACCCGGACACCTCGCGGTCCGCACGCCCGATCCTGGTGCACCGGGCCGTGGAGGGCTCACCTGGTCTGACCAAGGTGGCCGAGTTCGGCGATCCGGTCGGGCCGGGCACGCTGGAGGGTTTCGTGGCCGACAGCGGTCTGCGGCCCCGGTATCCGGCGGTCGAGATCTTCCGCGTCGAGCCTGCCGACGCCGGTTCCTCTCAGCAGCGCTCGCCCATGCACCCCTACCTCGTCGACAGCGACGCGATGACCCGGGTGGCGGGTGCCCCCGAGGCGCTGCTGCGTCTCGACGAGCGGCGCAGGCTCAACGGGGAACCCCCGCTGGGGCCGATGCTGCTCGCGGCCGACGCCCGTCGCGCCGGTCTGCCGGTCGACGGTGTGATCGTCACCGACACGCCGACGGCCCGCGAGATCGACTACGGCCGCGTCGACGACCACGCATCGGCGATCCGCACCCCCGACGACGCGCGGCACACCTACAACCGCGTGCCCGACTACCCGTCCGACGGCGCGGATCTGGTCTACGGCAAGTGGACCGGCGGACGGCTGTCGGTGTCGAGTTCGGCGGCGGACTCCACCGCACTGCCGTACGTCGCGCCTGCGACCGGACCCGCCGCGGCCATCGACTCCGACAGTTCGACGGCGTGGGTGTCCAACGCGTTGCAGGCCGCCGTCGGCCAATGGCTTCAGGTGGATTTCGACCATCCGGTCACCAATGCCACGTTGACCATCACACCGAGCGCGACCGCGGTCGGCGCGCAGGTCCGCCGCATCGAGATCGCCACCGCGACCGGAACGAGCAGCCTGCGCTTCGACACCGCGGGCAAGCCGCTGACGATCCCGCTGCCGGTCGGTGAGACGCCGTGGGTGCGGGTCACCGCGGTGGCGACCGACGACGGTTCGCCGGGTGTGCAGTTCGGCGTCACCGACCTCGCGATCACGCAGTACGACGCTTCGGGCTTCGCGCATCCGGTCACGCTGCGCCACACCGTCGAGGTGCCCGGCCCGCCGGCGGGTTCGGTTGTGCAGCAATGGGATCTGGGCACCGAACTGCTGGGCAGGCCGGGCTGCGCGGACAGCCCGGTGGGCGTGCGGTGTGCCGCCGCGATGGCGCTGGCCTCCGAGGAACCCGTGAACCTGAGCCGCACCCTCACGGTGCCGCAGGACACCGAGGTGCAGCCCACGGTGTGGATCCGGGGGCGTCAGGGGCCCAACCTCGCCGATCTGGTGGCACAACCGGACACCACGAGGGCATTCGGCGACTCCGACCCGATCGACGTGCTCGGCTCGGCCTACGCCGCGACCGACGGCGATCCGCGGACGTCGTGGACCGCGCCGCAACGCGTCGTGCAGTTCCAGACCCCGCCCACGCTCACGCTCAAACTGCCGAGACCCACCGAGGTCTCGGGTATGCGGATCGTCCCGGGTGACACCGAGCCGCCCGCGCATCCCACGCTGGTCGCGATCGACCTCGGCGACGGACCCCAGATGCACCGTCTTCCTGCCGACGGCGAGCCGCGGACAGTGACGCTCAAACCCCGCGTCACCGACACCGTGACGGTGTCGCTGCTGGCCTGGAACGACATCATCGACCGCACGTCGCTGGGTTTCGACCAGCTCAAGCCTCCCGGGCTGGCCGAGCTCACGGTGCTCGACGGACGCGGGGCGCCCGTCGGCGCGGCCGATGCGGCCAAGAACCGGTCGCGCGCGGTGGCACTGCCGTGCGGCCAGGGCCCGATCATCGCGGTCGCCGGCCAGTTCATCCAGACGTCGGTGCACACCACGGTCGGGGCGCTACTGGACGGCGAACCGATCCCGGCACGGCCGTGCCGGTCCGAGCCGGTCAAGCTGCCCGCGGGCCAACAGGAGCTGGTGGTGAGCCCCGGCGCCGCTTTCATCGTCGACGGTGTCGAGCTGCCGACCCCTGCGGCCGACGAGATCCGTTCGGCGCCCACGACTTCGGCCGAAACCGGAACGTGGACCGCCGACCGTCGCGAGGTGCGCGTGAGCGCCGCGGCGCAGCAGCGCGTGCTCGTGGTGCCCGAGAGCGTCAACCGTGGTTGGTCCGCGCACGATCCCGCCGGTGCGGAACTGCAGTCCGTGACGGTCAACGGGTGGCAGCAGGGCTGGGTGGTCCCGGCGGGCACCGAAGGTACGGTGACGCTCACGTTCGCGTCGAACATGCCGTACCGCGTCGGACTGATCGGCGGACTGGCACTCCTGCCGCTGCTGGCACTTCTGGCACTGATCCCGGTGCGCAGGCCCGTGCGGGCCGCCGCGCCCGCGCGGCCCTGGAACCCGGGCCCGGTGCTGACCGGCGCGGCGGCGCTGGTGGCAGGCACGGCGATCTCCGGGGTGGCCGGCCTGCTCGTGGTCGGTGCCGCGATGGGCGTGCGGATCCTTCTGAACAGACGCGGCGCCGCGGGCGAAAAAGTCTGGGACAACGTCACGGTCGTCGTGGCGGCGGGCGGTCTGATCCTCGCGGGTTCGGTGCTGAGTCAGTACCCGTGGCGGTCGGTCGACGGCTACGTCGGCCACACGCCCGGCGTGCAGTTCCTCGCGTTGCTCTCGGTGGCGTTCCTCGCGGCCTCCGCGGTCCGCCTGGTGAACCGTCCGGAGCCGAGCGAAGACGGCCGATCAGCTAAGCCTGAACACACCGGAGCATCCGCTCACGCCGGTTAG
- a CDS encoding DUF2613 domain-containing protein, translated as MNRFVVPSAASIVVGLLLGAAAVFGVTLMVQQDTKPPLQAGDPASSVLNRVEYGDRS; from the coding sequence GTGAACCGGTTCGTCGTACCCTCTGCGGCCAGCATTGTGGTCGGCCTGTTGCTGGGCGCGGCCGCCGTCTTCGGAGTGACGCTGATGGTGCAGCAGGACACAAAGCCTCCTCTGCAAGCGGGCGATCCGGCGTCCTCCGTTCTCAACCGGGTCGAGTACGGCGACCGTTCTTAG
- a CDS encoding glycoside hydrolase family 3 N-terminal domain-containing protein, whose product MASPRLLATFVALSGLLLACSPAAPPDAGPSTGPSGSPDMQPMATTAPLLEAPATCDLAALPARDKLAQLLTVGVTDAADARAVVADHHVGGIMIGSWTDLSMLTDGSLGDIAASAAPLPLAVSVDEEGGRVSRLASLIGSQPSARELARTKTADEVYGIALDRGRKMRDLGVTVDFAPVVDVTDAAADTVIGDRSFGSDPAVVTEYAGAYARGLRDAGVLPVLKHFPGHGHASGDSHTGGVTTPPLDVLMGDDLVPYRTLTGQAPVAVMVGHMQVPGLTGSDPASLSPAAYNLLRSGGYGGPGFGGLVYTDDLSSMGAINQRYGVADAVLRALQAGADNALWITTAEVPAVLDRLEQALASGELNQGAVDASLQRNAAVKGPLRCG is encoded by the coding sequence ATGGCTTCACCGCGTCTGCTCGCGACGTTCGTAGCGCTGTCCGGACTGTTGCTGGCCTGCTCGCCGGCCGCGCCGCCCGACGCAGGCCCCTCAACTGGGCCTTCCGGTTCGCCCGACATGCAGCCCATGGCCACCACCGCGCCGCTTCTCGAGGCCCCCGCGACGTGTGACCTCGCCGCGCTGCCCGCCCGCGACAAGCTCGCCCAGTTGCTCACGGTCGGCGTGACCGACGCCGCAGACGCGCGTGCCGTCGTAGCGGATCACCACGTCGGCGGCATCATGATCGGCAGCTGGACGGACCTGTCGATGCTCACCGACGGGTCTCTCGGCGACATCGCGGCGTCGGCGGCGCCGCTGCCGCTCGCGGTCAGCGTCGACGAAGAAGGCGGCCGGGTGTCGCGGCTGGCGTCGCTGATCGGCAGCCAGCCCTCGGCCCGTGAGCTCGCGCGCACCAAGACCGCCGACGAGGTGTACGGCATCGCGCTCGACCGCGGCCGCAAGATGCGCGACCTGGGTGTCACGGTCGACTTCGCACCCGTCGTCGACGTCACCGACGCCGCGGCCGACACCGTGATCGGGGATCGCTCGTTCGGCTCCGATCCCGCGGTCGTCACCGAGTACGCAGGCGCCTACGCGCGTGGCCTGCGCGACGCGGGCGTGCTGCCGGTGCTCAAGCACTTCCCGGGCCACGGCCACGCCTCGGGTGACTCCCACACCGGTGGGGTCACCACGCCGCCGCTCGATGTCCTGATGGGTGACGATCTCGTGCCGTACCGCACGCTCACCGGGCAGGCGCCGGTCGCGGTCATGGTCGGCCACATGCAGGTACCGGGCCTGACCGGTTCCGATCCGGCGAGCCTGAGCCCCGCCGCCTACAACCTGCTGCGCTCGGGTGGCTACGGCGGCCCGGGTTTCGGCGGCCTGGTCTACACCGACGATCTGTCCAGCATGGGCGCCATCAACCAGCGCTACGGCGTCGCCGACGCCGTGCTGCGGGCCCTGCAGGCCGGCGCCGACAACGCGCTGTGGATCACCACGGCCGAGGTGCCCGCGGTGCTCGACCGGCTCGAGCAGGCGCTGGCGTCCGGCGAGCTGAACCAGGGCGCGGTGGACGCCTCGCTGCAGCGCAACGCCGCGGTCAAGGGCCCGCTGCGCTGCGGCTGA
- a CDS encoding amidohydrolase family protein: MDVFDGVTNEVPDELAERLRTVGLIDHHVHGASAVRVGRAEFEASINEASTAPVPDFMTQFDSPLGLSIRRWCAPVLGLPAHAGADEYFARRSELEPEELSSTLLAHAGVEHWIVDTGFAADSITTPERLAALSGRPASAILRLERLAEDILESDSGADTFADLFRSALDAAAQSTDIVGAKTIAAYRTGFDIDWARPGDDDVAARARAAADGPGPLRLQDPVLVAFGVHEAAERGLPVQVHVGFGDRDLDLHRTDPLLLLPLLRCMAPVPVLLLHCYPFHRQAGYLAQAFDHVHFDVGLAVNHLGTRSVGLVAEALETAPFAKQLYSSDAYGPPELHLLGSVLWRRAMGLVLGGWVRAGDCTEIDAIRIVELIGAQNAARVYGLGR, translated from the coding sequence ATGGACGTCTTCGACGGGGTCACGAACGAGGTGCCCGACGAACTGGCCGAACGTCTGCGCACGGTCGGTCTGATCGATCACCACGTCCACGGCGCGAGCGCCGTACGCGTCGGCCGCGCCGAGTTCGAGGCATCGATCAACGAGGCCTCGACCGCTCCGGTGCCGGATTTCATGACCCAGTTCGACTCGCCGCTCGGCTTGTCGATCCGGCGTTGGTGCGCACCGGTTCTTGGGCTGCCCGCGCACGCGGGTGCCGACGAGTACTTCGCCCGGCGCAGCGAGTTGGAGCCGGAAGAGCTGTCGTCGACCCTGCTCGCACACGCAGGCGTGGAACACTGGATCGTCGACACGGGCTTCGCGGCGGACAGCATCACCACGCCCGAACGGCTCGCGGCGCTCAGCGGCCGGCCCGCCTCGGCGATTTTGCGGCTCGAGCGGCTGGCCGAGGATATTCTCGAATCCGATTCTGGTGCAGATACTTTCGCCGACCTCTTCCGCAGCGCGCTGGACGCCGCCGCACAGTCGACGGACATCGTGGGCGCCAAGACCATCGCCGCCTACCGCACGGGTTTCGACATCGACTGGGCGCGGCCGGGTGACGACGACGTGGCCGCTCGTGCCCGCGCGGCGGCCGACGGACCGGGACCGCTGCGGCTGCAGGATCCGGTGCTCGTCGCGTTCGGCGTGCACGAGGCCGCCGAACGCGGCCTCCCCGTGCAGGTGCATGTCGGGTTCGGGGATCGCGACCTGGACCTGCACCGCACCGACCCGCTGTTGCTGTTGCCGTTGTTGCGTTGCATGGCCCCGGTCCCGGTGCTGCTGTTGCACTGCTATCCGTTCCACCGCCAGGCCGGTTACCTCGCGCAGGCGTTCGACCACGTGCACTTCGACGTCGGCCTGGCCGTGAACCACCTAGGCACACGATCGGTCGGGCTGGTCGCCGAGGCGCTGGAGACGGCGCCGTTCGCCAAGCAGCTGTACTCGTCGGACGCGTACGGACCGCCCGAACTGCATCTGCTGGGGTCGGTGCTGTGGCGCCGCGCGATGGGGCTGGTGCTCGGCGGGTGGGTGCGGGCCGGGGACTGTACGGAGATCGACGCGATCAGGATCGTCGAGCTGATCGGCGCGCAGAACGCCGCGCGGGTGTACGGGCTCGGTCGGTGA
- a CDS encoding TetR/AcrR family transcriptional regulator encodes MAGGTKRLPRAVREQQMLDAAVQMFSVNGYHETSMDAIAAAAEISKPMLYLYYGSKEELFGACLDRELSRFVDTVRGQIDFSQSPKELLRTAVLAFLTYIDRNRASWMVLYTQATSSQAFAHTVREGRERIIDLVARLLSTGTRNPQPDSDFEMMAVALVGAGEAIATRVSTGDADVDEAAELMINLFWRGLKGTPSDAGTPPVSAGSSG; translated from the coding sequence ATGGCAGGTGGAACCAAGCGGCTGCCGCGCGCCGTGCGTGAGCAACAGATGCTCGATGCGGCCGTGCAGATGTTCTCGGTGAACGGCTACCACGAGACATCCATGGATGCGATCGCCGCGGCGGCCGAGATCTCGAAGCCGATGCTGTACCTGTACTACGGCTCGAAAGAGGAACTGTTCGGGGCCTGTCTCGACCGTGAACTGAGCCGTTTCGTCGACACCGTGCGCGGCCAGATCGACTTCAGCCAGAGCCCCAAGGAACTGCTGCGCACCGCGGTGCTGGCGTTCCTCACCTACATCGACCGCAACCGGGCCTCGTGGATGGTGCTCTACACGCAGGCGACCAGTTCGCAGGCGTTCGCGCACACCGTGCGTGAAGGGCGCGAACGCATCATCGACCTGGTGGCCCGTCTGCTCAGCACCGGCACACGTAACCCCCAGCCCGACAGCGACTTCGAGATGATGGCGGTCGCGCTGGTCGGCGCGGGGGAGGCGATCGCCACCCGGGTCAGCACGGGCGACGCCGACGTCGACGAGGCGGCCGAACTGATGATCAACCTGTTCTGGCGCGGTCTGAAGGGCACGCCGTCCGACGCCGGGACCCCGCCGGTGTCGGCGGGAAGCTCGGGATAG
- a CDS encoding WXG100 family type VII secretion target, whose protein sequence is MPGSISEVRSSDPDALVRAGTDIGNRAGLLQTQMDRQQAVIDDLRRGWNGASADAAIESAERSLQHMRRLHDSLTTLQSALQTGGADLAQQRDRIVNHVDQLHAQGWQVADDGTVSIRPGSVLDFFAKVSPVQRVMLEALAARASAELKAMLAQFDATDVTVGAQIRDAVAGLTAHGPAPASLPPNNAKALVDRLAGMTPDERREFLAGLSPETVHEMVLADPETMGNTDGVPFETRIEANDINIRNALEEELAKPSPDQARVQQLQAMLTPIKDPAGTGKLVPRKFVAFSPDGNGRMIEMIGEIRPGIKGVGVVVPGTNTNLNGSGSNHASAVELSKQSGSPVFLYMDGDFPQGLDKAADPAYAASMAPKLVSFGHEIDSEVGIGAPDTPVTYIGHSYGGAIVGTAEQMGLRADRVLHASSAGTGILSGEYTNPNPDVQRFSMTAPGDPISLVQSLPRDVAISSVPGVDSIPGIPHNTDGRIGNPLGGLPSATDPDNIPGVTRLDTGYYGDEGAHPNQVIVGPDGHGKYWDDYDSDAFKNMVAVISGGEATGYVERGIETNYVDIDLGDDGDFRDEAADQAKAGAAPKVPRLPWDDNGTYERRQHPWDNPRVTDNPGLGPRVPVR, encoded by the coding sequence ATGCCGGGTTCCATCTCCGAGGTCCGCTCGTCCGACCCGGATGCGCTCGTGCGGGCGGGCACCGACATCGGCAACCGCGCGGGCCTGCTGCAAACCCAGATGGACCGGCAGCAGGCGGTCATCGACGATCTGCGCCGCGGGTGGAACGGCGCGTCGGCCGACGCCGCGATCGAAAGCGCCGAACGGTCGCTGCAGCACATGCGGCGGTTGCACGATTCGCTCACCACGCTGCAGTCTGCGCTGCAGACCGGCGGTGCCGACCTGGCGCAGCAGCGCGACCGGATCGTGAACCACGTCGACCAGTTGCACGCGCAGGGGTGGCAGGTCGCCGACGACGGCACGGTGTCGATCCGCCCCGGCAGCGTGCTGGACTTCTTCGCCAAGGTCAGCCCGGTGCAACGCGTGATGCTCGAGGCGCTCGCCGCTCGGGCTTCGGCCGAACTCAAGGCGATGCTGGCGCAGTTCGACGCCACCGATGTGACTGTGGGAGCGCAGATCCGCGACGCGGTCGCGGGACTGACCGCCCACGGGCCCGCGCCCGCGTCGCTCCCGCCGAACAACGCCAAGGCGCTCGTGGACCGCCTCGCGGGCATGACGCCCGACGAGCGCCGGGAGTTCCTCGCGGGGTTGAGCCCCGAGACCGTGCACGAGATGGTGCTCGCCGATCCGGAGACCATGGGCAACACCGACGGCGTGCCGTTCGAGACCCGCATCGAGGCCAATGACATCAACATCCGCAACGCCCTTGAGGAGGAGTTGGCCAAGCCGTCGCCCGATCAGGCCAGGGTGCAGCAGTTACAGGCCATGCTGACCCCGATCAAGGATCCGGCGGGAACCGGAAAACTGGTGCCGCGCAAGTTCGTTGCGTTTTCGCCGGACGGCAACGGGCGCATGATCGAGATGATCGGGGAGATCAGGCCGGGCATCAAGGGCGTCGGCGTCGTGGTGCCGGGCACCAACACGAACCTCAACGGCAGCGGCTCGAATCACGCGTCGGCGGTGGAACTGTCCAAACAGTCCGGGTCTCCGGTGTTCCTCTACATGGACGGTGACTTCCCGCAGGGCCTGGACAAGGCGGCCGACCCGGCCTACGCGGCGTCGATGGCGCCGAAACTCGTGTCGTTCGGCCACGAGATCGACAGCGAGGTGGGCATCGGCGCTCCCGACACCCCCGTCACCTACATCGGCCACTCCTACGGCGGCGCCATCGTCGGGACCGCCGAACAGATGGGGCTGCGCGCCGACCGTGTCCTGCATGCGTCGTCGGCAGGCACCGGGATCCTCAGCGGCGAGTACACCAACCCGAACCCCGATGTGCAGCGGTTCTCGATGACCGCACCGGGCGACCCGATCAGCCTTGTCCAGTCGTTGCCGCGCGACGTGGCGATCTCCAGTGTCCCGGGCGTCGATTCCATCCCGGGCATACCGCACAACACCGACGGACGGATCGGCAACCCGCTGGGCGGCCTGCCGTCGGCGACCGACCCGGACAACATCCCCGGCGTCACGCGGTTGGACACGGGTTACTACGGCGATGAGGGCGCGCATCCCAACCAGGTCATCGTCGGGCCGGATGGGCACGGAAAGTACTGGGACGACTACGATTCCGATGCGTTCAAGAACATGGTGGCGGTCATCAGCGGTGGCGAGGCGACCGGCTATGTGGAGCGCGGCATCGAAACCAACTACGTCGACATCGATCTCGGCGACGACGGCGACTTCCGTGACGAGGCCGCCGATCAGGCGAAGGCGGGCGCCGCGCCCAAGGTGCCCCGGCTGCCATGGGATGACAACGGAACCTACGAAAGGCGCCAGCATCCGTGGGATAATCCGCGCGTGACGGACAATCCTGGACTCGGGCCGCGGGTGCCGGTGAGATGA